The nucleotide sequence GGGGGAACCTGGCATTTGAACTTCTCGCAATCTCATTTGATGAGTTTTCAGTTTCTCTGCATTtgttctagagcagcctttctcaacctgtgggtccccagatgttgttggactacaactcccatcacctctagctagcaaggccggagctcagggatgatgggagttgtagtccaacaacatctggggacccacaggttgagaaccgctgttctaGAGTCACAGGCACTATGGGCGCAATCCTAACCCCCTAGTGTTTATAACGGGGAAGGAGAGGCCACTAGACTGGTGCAAAAGGCCTTCTCCACCCATCTGTCCCTTGCTGATAGTGCAGCAAATCACAAATTGATTTGAAAATGTAGAGAATTGAACTTAACACGGGAAAAATGAGTAActgaggggagggagaatggaaCAACTGCTTATATGTAGCCCTGCTCCCAGCCTGAGGTTTGGCTTGCCCTGTGCATATCTTTGGCCACATTCTGTTTGCTGAGCTTCAGTTCTTTGAAACTGACAGAATACCATACATTTATGACTAAAACCACCGGGACTTCTGTTATTCTCCAGCTAACAGTCAATAATATGCAAATAACATCGTTCTGCAAACTGCTGGAGAAATCTGCTGCGAGAGTGCTCGTGAAGCTGAATGGCGAAAGACTCGCCTGAAAAGTACAGATTGTGTGAGGTATAAATCCAAATTAAAAACAACGGGAATTTTTCTTCTTAGGGGATGGAAGCTGCCACCTGTGCCCCATGCAGTGGCGTCTGCACAAGAATAAATGCTACTGGTTTTCTGAAACGATTCAGTCCTGGGAGAAGAGCAAGGAAGACTGTATAGCCAAGAAGTCTCACCTACTAATAATTGATGATCAGGAAGAAAAGGTACAAAATATTCAATCCCGACAATGAATTCTTACTCTTTCACACTTTTATCTCTGTTACAGAATGTTTACTCTTTCGCCCTTATTAGTGCGTAAGCCAGCAATGTGAAGCATCACTGTCTAAATTAGTATACACTACACTGTAGTTTTGAAGGGGCACTGAAGTACATATGGAGAACGTTCACGCTTTGAGATCTGTTCGTGTGACTGCACGTCATAAGAGGAACCCAggtgatcaggccaaaggctcatctaagtCTAACAGTccgttcccacagtggccaaccagatccttgCAAGGaagcatgttgcagtaatctagtcAGGAGGTTATCAACACACGAACGGCAGTGCATGTAGCTACCTTAGATGGGGTAAGATTCAAAGCATCGCTAAGGAGATCGTTCCATCAGAGCAAGCCTCTCTGCTTGCCTAATGCAACTatcttcccctctcccccccccccccatgtgctgttctggggttctcctgacccccagaGCCAATTTGGGGGAGGAATGTGGGGccccaggaggaggagagggggaaattcccATTGCACAAGCGGGAGTCATTGCACTGACACCTACTAATGCAATtattgtgggaatgttgaggaaagtaggagaggatatattgattaaatattatccctcctcactcacgctagtgagcaaGCAGCAGAGCACATTTCCTTGCACATtgctggaagcaagttgatgaaTTCGTTAGAATCATTtaagttaagcaatccagtctggcttgcccAGTCTAGaatgttcctggtaagtttcccctcctaaaataataataacagaacaGTCATCTTTAAAAACAAGAGCAAAGTTCACTTCCATTCAGTTCATAGCAGtaaatctgaaggcaggctttatcttgtggttacagttaCATTTGGAGAGCAAAGAGGTTTGAGCTAGGCCTCTGTCTTTCTACTttgtggcttccatcctctgtaaggatgagccatgtaagagccagaagaggagtcccaaaggagaaaatggaaaaggggaagaTGGCTGTGTGGCTAGACCTTTTGTAGGGTCTgctagggtcacgcccatctacctggtcacacacaaggggaggaggctccagagcaggtatgacaggaagtcctccctgtctggagcaacgttcccctgtgtgtccactctaggcaacaggaaatgttgcatttgactgcttcAGTGGCGATATATCCCACAACTATTTCGTTGAATCTGACCCATTAGCCACAGCTGActtaccagccaaagctgattaaaaagcactccttgccacaGAGGCCACCTGCACCTCAAGTGACAACAGTGGTTCAAGATGTACTACCTCCAAGCTACATACCACTGGTCTATTCCCTGAATCTGAGAACAACTCACCCACAAAGCCTCTGTATTCCCAGGGCATAAACTGCGGAGAGGGTGTTGGGGGGAAATATCAAGGAGGCGGCATCCTTGTCCTCATATCAACCTGAAAGGGGAACCCCAAAGAGAAGTTCCCTGTCATGTTTCTTCTTCAGGGCTGCCTCCTCAGCACCAAATTGTAGGCGGCAGACTGCTGCACTGAGGTAGCCAGCAATTTCTGGCTCCATGACCTAGGAttgcccacagctgaaaaagaatTTAAATGCTTCTCACTCAAGCAATAGACctcactgcaaaaaaataaaaaaataaaaatgggcatGTGAGGGCTTTCGGGACTTGTGAGGGCAGGTGTATGTGCTAAGAACTATTCCCCAGCTCCCTGTCCACCACACAGTAAGATCTTTGCCTGGAGTCCACATCCTGTTggccttttttctgggggtgcttTTTCTGGGCGGTACGCAGGGGTATccatacccctgaacattttgtgaatataggtttggcctcattgaggggcagtatttcaatacgagtaggaaaatgagagtatccctaaacattttttaagaaaaaagcactgtgtttaTGTAATTAAATCATATTTTATAGGAATTCATCCAGAAAAATGGGAAATTAGTATGGATTGGACTTATCGTGTCATTGCCAGAGAAGAAATGGATCTGGATCAACGGCTCTTTGTTACAGGAGAAATTGTGAGTACTGAAACACCTGTGTAGGAGAAATTGTGCAAATCAATAGTTTTGCATGATGAACTTGCAAGAAAAGCTACGATAAGGAAAACTGTAGATGTTACCATGGCTATatagtggtacttctggttgtgaacgggtTCTGAAAAAAGCACAACCCGTAGCAGCGTGTCTGTgtatgcgcaggttgcgatttgtcacttctgcacatgcgcatgatgtTATTTTGcacttttgcgcatgcgcgagcagtgaaacccagaagtaaacctttccggtacttccaggtcaccgtgggacataacctgaaagaatgtaacatgaagcagatgtaacacaaggtatgactgtacacttcTTAAAGGTATTGCAGCTCTGCTCATTTTTACTACATAAAGCATATAGCAAAGGGTCTTATAGCACCTGAAAGACTAAGAGCCCAGTCCAAAATTGCCTCCTGATACATcagccctgttgaattcagtggggttacCTTGTTCAACACTTTCATTCCTTTTCATTTTCTTATATTTCTGTTccatctttcttccatcatgTAAGATGCCATCCCTCCATCACATGGGGTTCCCAGGCAGTCATTCGTCCAGGTATTGACCAGACCTTGACCTGCCTAGCTTCAGCAAGACCTTCAGGGCATACTGAGGaatttcaatgtacagtggtacctcaggttacatacgcttcaggttacatacgcttcaggttacagactccagtaacccagaaatagtacctcgggttaagaactttgcttcaggatgagaacagaaatcgtgctctggtggcacagcggcagcgggaggccccattagctaaagtggtgcttcaggttaagaacagtttcaggttaagtacagacctccggaacaaattaagtacttaacccgaggtgccactgtacagtcatacctcaggttacagccgcttcaggttgcatttttttgggttgcagaccgccgaaacccagaagtaccggaacgggttacttccgggttttggtggttgtgcatgcacagaagcgctaaatcgcgctttgcgcgtGCACAGAAGTGTCAAATTGCAACCCACACGTGTGCAGGCACGCAGACCCGGGTTGCGAACGCAgtaggttgcaaacgtgcatcccgcatggatcacgttcgaaacccgagtgtccactgtatacatACACTGACTGCTGTTTCATCCCTTCTCGCCACAGATTTCCAGCAATGCAGCCTGAGGAAGGCAGCTGTGGTGCCCTTCAAGACAATGAAATCTATTCTGAGCTGTGTAGCACACAGCTTCGCTGGATTTGTCAGAAGGAATCTGTACTCCTTTGAGTATCTTCATGTGTCCCCATTCGTAATTAGCTACACACTCTCCTTTAGACATCTTGTTCTCCGtcctaaaaaaaccctcaaggaccttcttggtggctgctcccagactttggaactctctccctagagaagccagactggctccctccttgttctcctcccgctggcaggtgaagactttcttgttccaacaggctctgGAGAACTGACTGCTTCTAACGAAAGGGCGGGTGCCATGCCGTTTTTATTGTGAtattttgtatggttttaatagattaaatatatgtatatatgtaactttaattctatcagtgtgtgtttgtttattttaaattgttgcttttcttatttgtttttagctgttcttctttttctctgtAAGCCGTCTCGAGTCTctttcaggggaaaaggcagggaatgaatgaatgaatgaataaaaataataataatacagtcgtaccagtgtggtgtagtggttaagaacagtggactcataatctggtggatcgggttcgcttccccgctcttccacgtgcagctgctgggtgaccttgggccagtcacacttctttgaagtctctcagccccattcacctcacagagtgtttgttgtgggggaggaagggaaaggagattgttagccgctttgagactccttagggtagtgataaagcgggatatcaaatccaaactcctcctcctc is from Podarcis muralis chromosome 2, rPodMur119.hap1.1, whole genome shotgun sequence and encodes:
- the LOC114590951 gene encoding killer cell lectin-like receptor subfamily B member 1B allele C isoform X1 yields the protein MDGAVVYADIKLPEVSSPGRNLDSVQKPEHQLCPRWHGIMLQVGWAGNIVLVAAVIVMGVWVINKTPQDREKQVKASEWSPNTTQYSPAGCEGSKASEDFRSTLKEKLCETGDGSCHLCPMQWRLHKNKCYWFSETIQSWEKSKEDCIAKKSHLLIIDDQEEKEFIQKNGKLVWIGLIVSLPEKKWIWINGSLLQEKLFPAMQPEEGSCGALQDNEIYSELCSTQLRWICQKESVLL